Proteins from a single region of Paraburkholderia sp. ZP32-5:
- a CDS encoding cupin domain-containing protein produces the protein MHDLRREFDDAQASFVDQTGQRARDNHYWAPVIVSREAIDAEVERLASLPKPQDGRRHSLIVHPSARAGSPGLAPGIQVSLQVLLPGESTEPMRHNATEVNFCIRGGGSTRVAGRTIAFRQYDVWNHPAFVAYAHTNDTDDIQVRLVYSNTPLLQHMEVYVPEYGVELEAPTETVSSHVSDDPKRRNPFGMFPIGEDGGLLMPYETLINPQVIESHPLHFPWQQVKAELDKLEALGSDYVGRRLYMMYNPTTGRTNGITPNFFATMTIRPPKIVDRPHRHVSAAINYYFSGSGYSMVAGNRYEWKAGDLMLSAPGWAVHNHASYDDYVYELTIQDQPLNIYMQSLLWQESMKEPPALLGTQSGFSTNRANAAKAA, from the coding sequence ATGCATGACCTCCGACGCGAATTCGACGACGCGCAAGCGAGCTTCGTCGATCAGACCGGCCAGCGTGCCCGCGACAACCACTACTGGGCCCCGGTGATCGTCAGCCGCGAAGCGATCGACGCCGAAGTCGAACGCCTCGCTTCACTGCCGAAACCGCAAGACGGCCGGCGCCATTCGTTGATCGTTCATCCGTCCGCGCGCGCAGGCTCGCCTGGGCTCGCGCCTGGCATTCAGGTGTCGCTGCAAGTGTTGTTGCCCGGTGAATCGACCGAGCCGATGCGCCACAACGCGACCGAGGTGAACTTCTGCATTCGCGGCGGCGGCTCGACGCGCGTCGCGGGCCGCACGATCGCGTTCCGTCAGTACGACGTGTGGAATCATCCGGCCTTCGTTGCGTATGCGCATACCAACGATACCGACGACATCCAGGTGCGCCTCGTCTATTCGAATACGCCGTTGCTGCAGCACATGGAAGTGTATGTGCCCGAGTACGGCGTCGAACTCGAAGCACCGACTGAAACGGTTAGCTCGCACGTAAGCGATGACCCGAAGCGCCGCAATCCTTTCGGTATGTTCCCGATCGGCGAAGACGGCGGACTGTTGATGCCGTACGAAACGCTGATCAATCCGCAGGTGATCGAATCGCATCCGCTGCATTTTCCGTGGCAGCAGGTGAAGGCCGAACTCGACAAGCTCGAAGCGCTCGGTAGCGATTACGTCGGCCGGCGTCTGTACATGATGTACAACCCGACTACCGGCCGCACCAACGGCATCACGCCGAACTTCTTCGCGACGATGACGATCCGTCCGCCGAAGATCGTCGACCGTCCGCATCGCCACGTGTCCGCGGCAATCAACTACTACTTCTCGGGCTCGGGCTACAGCATGGTGGCCGGCAACCGCTACGAGTGGAAAGCCGGCGACCTGATGCTGTCGGCGCCCGGCTGGGCCGTGCACAACCATGCGTCCTACGACGATTACGTGTACGAGCTGACCATCCAGGACCAGCCGCTGAACATCTACATGCAGTCGTTGCTGTGGCAGGAAAGCATGAAGGAGCCGCCGGCGCTGCTCGGCACGCAAAGCGGTTTCTCGACCAATCGCGCGAACGCCGCGAAGGCCGCATAA
- the purU gene encoding formyltetrahydrofolate deformylase — protein sequence MNEVRYALTLHCPNRPGIVAAVACALFDNGGDIRNAHQHDDGETRMFFARLEFTLPDADGENELRERLAAVAGEFSMQWALRRLDVRQRVLIMVSRFDHCLADLLYRWRIGELPMDIVGIVANYPRDEYRHHDFGEIPFDYLPVTSANKLEQEAALMRIVDARRVDLVVLARYMQILSDDLSRGLSGRCINIHHSFLPGFKGAKPYHQAYARGVKLIGATAHYVTSDLDEGPIIEQDVERVSHIDSADVLVRKGRDIERRVLSRAVAWHLAARVMVNAGKTVVFPD from the coding sequence GTGAACGAAGTTCGTTATGCGTTGACCTTGCATTGTCCCAATCGTCCGGGGATCGTCGCCGCCGTGGCTTGCGCGCTGTTCGACAACGGCGGCGATATTCGCAACGCGCATCAGCATGATGACGGCGAAACGCGGATGTTTTTCGCGCGCCTCGAATTCACACTGCCGGATGCGGACGGCGAGAACGAGCTGCGTGAACGGCTTGCCGCGGTGGCGGGCGAGTTTTCGATGCAATGGGCGCTGCGCCGGCTCGATGTCAGGCAGCGCGTGCTGATCATGGTGTCGCGTTTCGATCATTGTCTGGCCGATCTGCTTTACCGCTGGCGCATCGGCGAACTGCCGATGGATATCGTCGGTATCGTGGCCAACTACCCGCGCGACGAATACCGTCATCACGATTTCGGTGAGATCCCGTTCGACTATCTGCCGGTCACATCGGCGAACAAGCTGGAGCAGGAGGCCGCGCTGATGCGCATCGTCGACGCGCGGCGCGTGGACCTGGTGGTGCTCGCGCGCTATATGCAGATTCTGTCGGACGATCTGAGCCGCGGCCTGTCCGGACGCTGCATCAACATCCATCATTCGTTTCTGCCCGGATTCAAGGGTGCGAAACCGTATCATCAGGCGTATGCGCGGGGCGTGAAGCTGATCGGCGCGACCGCGCACTATGTGACGTCGGATCTCGACGAAGGTCCGATCATCGAGCAGGATGTCGAGCGGGTCTCGCATATCGACAGCGCGGACGTGCTGGTCAGAAAAGGGCGCGACATCGAGAGACGGGTTCTGTCGCGCGCGGTGGCGTGGCATCTTGCCGCGCGCGTGATGGTCAATGCGGGGAAAACCGTCGTCTTTCCGGACTGA
- the pruA gene encoding L-glutamate gamma-semialdehyde dehydrogenase: protein MNESPILPMPDNEIALPYGAGSPERNALDRELRATDVIEIPAIVGGQEIYSGDIEEVRCPHDHARVLARVHRAQPEHVNTAIRAATETSRAWAALPWWSRAAVFSRAAALVGQRHRASLNAATMLGQSKTLSESDPDAACELMDFLRFNAWHAQRIAGEQPLSTKNAGNRCEWRPLEGFVYAASPFNFTAIGANLSCGPAMMGNGVVWKPSPKSVLANYRFFRILQQAGLPDGVINFVPGDAAAITDQAMSSRDFAGLHFTGSSSVFKALWAKAGANIGRYRSFPRLVGETGGKDFVLAHPGADMEPIAEGLVRAAYEYQGQKCSAASRAYIPRSMWPRLRERLCDRIATLEVGDVASPDTFMGALIDRASFDRITQRLAAAREDSALEIVAGGTHCADTGYFVDPALIVTRDPDHALLHDELFGPVLTVFVYEDDAWDDTLRLIDRTSAYALTGSIYCHDRIALMQAEQVLMHAAGNLYVNDKPTGAMVGQQPFGGGRASGTNDKAGSWMNLLRWTSPRTVKDNFAN from the coding sequence ATGAACGAATCCCCCATTCTGCCGATGCCGGACAATGAAATCGCGTTGCCGTATGGCGCGGGTTCGCCCGAACGCAATGCGCTGGATCGCGAACTGCGCGCAACCGATGTGATCGAGATTCCGGCTATCGTCGGCGGCCAGGAAATTTACTCGGGCGATATCGAAGAAGTCCGCTGTCCGCATGACCATGCACGGGTGCTCGCGCGCGTGCATCGCGCGCAGCCGGAGCACGTGAATACGGCAATCAGGGCCGCGACCGAAACAAGCCGCGCATGGGCCGCTCTGCCGTGGTGGAGCCGCGCCGCGGTGTTTTCGCGCGCCGCCGCGCTGGTCGGTCAGCGGCATCGCGCCTCGCTCAACGCCGCCACGATGCTCGGCCAGAGCAAAACGCTCAGCGAGTCCGATCCCGACGCTGCCTGCGAACTGATGGATTTTCTGCGCTTCAACGCATGGCACGCGCAGCGCATCGCCGGCGAACAGCCGCTTTCCACCAAAAATGCGGGCAATCGCTGCGAATGGCGTCCGCTCGAAGGTTTTGTCTACGCAGCCTCGCCCTTCAACTTCACCGCGATCGGCGCGAACCTCAGTTGCGGACCGGCGATGATGGGCAACGGCGTGGTGTGGAAACCTTCGCCGAAATCGGTGCTCGCCAACTATCGCTTTTTCAGAATCCTGCAGCAGGCAGGCTTGCCCGACGGCGTGATCAATTTCGTTCCTGGCGATGCCGCCGCGATTACCGATCAGGCCATGTCGTCGCGCGATTTCGCGGGGCTGCACTTCACCGGCTCGTCGTCGGTGTTCAAGGCACTGTGGGCGAAAGCAGGCGCCAATATCGGGCGTTATCGGTCGTTTCCGCGGCTCGTCGGCGAAACCGGCGGCAAGGACTTCGTACTGGCTCACCCCGGTGCGGACATGGAGCCGATCGCCGAGGGGCTGGTCCGCGCCGCTTACGAATATCAGGGGCAAAAATGCAGTGCGGCCTCGCGTGCGTATATACCGCGCAGCATGTGGCCCAGGCTGCGCGAGCGGTTGTGCGACCGGATCGCCACGCTGGAAGTGGGAGACGTGGCATCGCCCGATACGTTCATGGGCGCATTGATCGACCGCGCGTCGTTCGACCGTATCACGCAGCGCCTTGCCGCCGCGCGGGAAGATAGTGCGCTCGAAATCGTCGCGGGCGGCACGCATTGCGCGGATACGGGCTATTTCGTCGATCCCGCGCTGATCGTCACGAGAGATCCCGATCACGCGCTGCTGCACGACGAGCTGTTCGGCCCCGTGCTCACCGTGTTCGTGTACGAAGACGACGCGTGGGACGACACGCTGCGGCTGATCGACCGTACGAGCGCATACGCGCTGACGGGCTCGATCTATTGCCATGACCGCATCGCGCTGATGCAGGCGGAACAGGTGCTAATGCACGCCGCGGGCAATCTGTATGTGAACGACAAGCCGACCGGCGCGATGGTCGGTCAACAGCCCTTTGGCGGAGGCCGCGCAAGCGGCACCAACGACAAGGCCGGGTCGTGGATGAATCTGCTGCGCTGGACCTCGCCGCGCACCGTCAAGGATAACTTTGCGAATTGA
- a CDS encoding citrate/2-methylcitrate synthase produces the protein MTREEVLARLNIKPATLYSYVSRGLIGTAPHDDGRRSLYVRADVERVGSRKRGRVAKAASAESTMRWGEPVLASGITHITSQGPLYRNRSAVEMAKAGSSFESVSQLLMTGVWQDGVSAWGVLDTPHAVLPLFDAYAGKLDGGDIANLLGMVPLALGMQGRGAAEISDGSAVQAARLVMQTMAGCLGFLSRERAFVMRERGESIAAYLLRAAGGNCTPDAVFAVNGALDVLADNELAPATFAARVAASTNADLYNCVAAGISSHVGFSTGTATEKVETLLLRDIANPDTASRLQMVREVGASLFGFNHPLYPEGDVRANLILEQVRALRQATPDTAATLAFLALAEERLSMRPGVAIALVVLARALGLPDGTATAVWIISRTAGWVAHVLEQRSQAFLLRPRAKYIAGLRM, from the coding sequence ATGACACGCGAGGAAGTGCTGGCCCGGCTCAATATCAAGCCGGCCACGCTTTATTCGTATGTGAGCCGCGGGTTGATCGGCACCGCGCCGCACGACGACGGGCGCCGCAGCCTGTACGTGCGCGCCGACGTCGAGCGGGTGGGTAGCCGCAAGCGCGGGCGCGTGGCAAAGGCCGCATCGGCCGAATCGACGATGCGCTGGGGCGAGCCGGTGCTGGCCTCGGGTATCACGCACATCACGTCGCAAGGGCCGCTGTATCGCAACCGCTCGGCGGTGGAAATGGCCAAAGCGGGCTCGTCGTTCGAATCGGTGTCTCAACTGCTGATGACCGGCGTCTGGCAGGACGGTGTCAGCGCATGGGGCGTGCTCGACACGCCGCACGCGGTGCTGCCGCTATTCGACGCGTACGCGGGCAAGCTCGACGGCGGCGACATTGCGAACCTGCTCGGCATGGTGCCGCTCGCGCTCGGCATGCAGGGGCGCGGCGCGGCGGAAATTTCCGACGGCAGCGCGGTGCAGGCCGCGCGCCTGGTCATGCAAACGATGGCCGGATGCCTTGGCTTCCTGAGCCGCGAGCGCGCGTTCGTGATGCGCGAGCGCGGCGAGAGCATCGCCGCTTATCTGCTGCGCGCGGCGGGCGGCAATTGCACGCCCGATGCGGTGTTTGCCGTCAACGGCGCGCTCGACGTGCTCGCCGACAACGAACTCGCTCCGGCCACGTTCGCGGCGCGGGTCGCGGCGTCGACGAATGCGGATCTGTACAACTGCGTCGCCGCGGGCATCAGTTCGCACGTCGGTTTTTCGACGGGCACCGCCACGGAGAAGGTCGAAACGCTGCTGTTGCGCGACATCGCCAATCCGGACACCGCGTCGCGTTTGCAGATGGTGCGCGAGGTCGGCGCAAGCCTGTTCGGCTTCAACCATCCGCTGTATCCGGAAGGCGACGTGCGCGCCAATCTGATTCTCGAACAGGTGCGCGCGCTGCGGCAGGCCACGCCCGATACCGCCGCGACGCTCGCGTTTCTCGCACTCGCCGAAGAGCGGCTGTCGATGCGTCCGGGCGTCGCGATCGCACTCGTCGTGCTGGCGCGCGCACTCGGGTTGCCCGACGGCACCGCGACCGCCGTGTGGATCATCAGCCGTACCGCGGGCTGGGTTGCGCATGTGCTTGAGCAGCGTTCGCAGGCTTTTCTGCTGCGCCCGCGCGCGAAGTACATTGCGGGTTTGCGCATGTAG
- a CDS encoding tetrahydrofolate dehydrogenase/cyclohydrolase catalytic domain-containing protein, whose protein sequence is MTTAIAAAAKPVILDGTATAARLMEKLSRKASELAREPGFRTPVLATILVGDDPASATYVRMKRDACGRVGLDSRAIVLPQHTSTAQLLAEIDALNADPDVHGILLQHPVPEQIDERACFDRIALRKDVDGVTSQGFGLMALGEPAFGSATPAGIMTLLEAYGIELTGRRAVVIGRSPILGRPMAQMLVNANATVTLCHSRTIALDSEVSRADVVVAAVGKPHFVQSGWIRPGAVVVDAGFHPGRVGDVEPSQLAARCSAYTPVPGGVGPMTIATLVAQTLQAAELAWQAGRRNANASR, encoded by the coding sequence ATGACGACAGCAATCGCGGCGGCAGCGAAGCCCGTCATTCTCGACGGCACGGCGACTGCCGCGCGCCTGATGGAAAAACTCTCGCGCAAGGCGAGCGAACTCGCGCGCGAACCGGGTTTTCGCACACCGGTTCTCGCGACGATCCTGGTCGGAGACGATCCGGCTTCGGCAACCTATGTGCGGATGAAACGCGACGCATGCGGCCGCGTGGGTCTCGACTCGCGCGCCATCGTATTGCCGCAGCACACCAGCACGGCGCAGCTGCTGGCCGAGATCGATGCACTGAATGCCGATCCCGACGTTCACGGCATTCTGCTTCAGCATCCGGTTCCTGAGCAGATCGACGAGCGCGCGTGTTTCGACAGGATCGCGCTGCGCAAGGATGTCGATGGCGTGACGAGCCAGGGCTTCGGTCTGATGGCGCTCGGCGAACCCGCATTCGGTAGCGCGACGCCGGCGGGCATCATGACGCTGCTCGAAGCGTACGGCATCGAACTGACTGGGCGCCGCGCCGTCGTGATCGGACGGAGCCCGATTCTGGGCCGGCCGATGGCGCAAATGCTCGTCAATGCGAATGCGACCGTGACGTTGTGCCATTCCAGAACCATTGCGCTCGACAGCGAAGTAAGTCGCGCCGATGTCGTGGTGGCCGCGGTCGGCAAACCGCATTTCGTGCAAAGCGGCTGGATCCGACCGGGCGCGGTCGTGGTCGATGCGGGGTTTCATCCGGGGCGCGTCGGCGACGTCGAGCCCAGCCAGCTCGCGGCGCGCTGCAGCGCCTATACGCCGGTTCCCGGCGGCGTCGGACCGATGACGATTGCGACGCTCGTCGCGCAAACGCTGCAGGCTGCCGAACTCGCGTGGCAAGCCGGCCGGCGCAACGCCAACGCATCGCGCTGA
- the dapA gene encoding 4-hydroxy-tetrahydrodipicolinate synthase produces the protein MRDISSLKGSITPIVTPFRNQAVDYETYARLVDWQIVSGGHGVLVNGTTAEPSLLTVAERNRLVDVALEAAAGRVPVLAATGSQSHAETVELTEHADKAGVDGMLIVTPYYIRPPQRGLVEYYADIGARTEKPLLIYHIPGRAAVSMELATVKAIRERVPNLVGMKHAVNDMGFVTHMLDEFGPDWRVFVGLEELSFPMLAVGACGLMNAVGNLAPRKVAELVEAVERNDYAAARALHFALFELNQSVFYDTNPIPIKYMMKRMGLLPANEHRLPMMPATRELEARLDGVLDRAGLI, from the coding sequence ATGCGCGACATTTCATCGCTGAAGGGCTCGATCACGCCGATCGTCACGCCCTTTCGCAACCAGGCCGTCGACTACGAAACCTATGCGCGGCTCGTCGACTGGCAGATCGTCAGCGGCGGTCACGGCGTGCTCGTGAACGGCACGACCGCCGAGCCGAGTCTGCTGACGGTGGCCGAGCGCAATCGTCTGGTCGACGTCGCGCTCGAAGCCGCGGCGGGCCGCGTGCCGGTGCTGGCCGCGACGGGCTCGCAATCGCATGCGGAAACGGTCGAGCTGACCGAGCACGCGGACAAGGCCGGCGTCGACGGCATGCTGATCGTCACGCCTTACTACATCCGTCCGCCGCAGCGCGGGCTCGTCGAGTACTACGCGGACATCGGCGCACGCACCGAAAAGCCGCTGTTGATCTATCACATTCCGGGGCGCGCGGCGGTCAGCATGGAACTCGCCACCGTGAAAGCGATTCGCGAGCGCGTGCCGAATCTCGTCGGCATGAAGCACGCGGTCAACGACATGGGCTTCGTCACGCACATGCTCGACGAGTTCGGTCCCGACTGGCGTGTGTTCGTCGGTCTCGAAGAGTTGAGCTTTCCGATGCTCGCGGTCGGCGCGTGCGGGCTGATGAATGCGGTCGGCAATCTCGCGCCGCGCAAGGTCGCCGAACTGGTCGAGGCGGTCGAGCGCAACGATTACGCGGCGGCGCGCGCACTGCATTTCGCGCTGTTCGAGCTGAATCAATCGGTGTTCTACGACACGAATCCGATTCCGATCAAATACATGATGAAGCGCATGGGGCTGTTGCCGGCCAACGAACATCGCCTGCCGATGATGCCCGCCACGCGCGAACTGGAAGCACGGCTCGACGGCGTGCTCGATCGTGCGGGGCTAATCTGA